In the Hordeum vulgare subsp. vulgare chromosome 7H, MorexV3_pseudomolecules_assembly, whole genome shotgun sequence genome, one interval contains:
- the LOC123412125 gene encoding FBD-associated F-box protein At2g26860-like, translating to MADGTRSRVRRRRLAAGRDRLSALPDDLLHHTITYLPVTEAIATAALSSSWRHIWRSYPLVLKDADIPEPARDALVPRVLAEHPGSFRSVILYDCRLASLNRELPGWPRLLVDKRTQQLLLAHPHRNLPAPPPSTVNQPDAARLLPADILRSGSLQDLSLDFWTFSADLCRRADINLPQLRILTLTRVVISDQDLECLIAVCPVLESLGLGLTLNNAKHVRLRSKSLRCALVVDGRSKDGEFTVVDTPLLQRLYLLQQFKGVALAVRIACAPKLRVLGYLDTRTHKLQIGDSVIRPDTMASARTVVPTVEILALAVNLGISGEVKMLASFLRCFPNVETLHIESAPHYPSVTASEPSGEHHARFYQEVSQVDCLRSHAKKLVIHDFRGDQNEFEFVKFIAMNAQELQSLLVVVSDQEILSSADKVNEIKEELQCVQFPTGISAVLHELPKAAVVYRLKRAADLTINDPFEC from the exons ATGGCCGACGGCACCCGCAGCCGGGTTCGCAGGCGCCGCCTCGCCGCCGGCAGGGATCGCCTCAGCGCCCTCCCCGATGACCTCCTCCATCACACGATCACCTACCTCCCCGTCACGGAAGCTATCGCCACCGCCGCCCTCTCCTCCAGCTGGCGCCACATCTGGCGCTCCTACCCGCTCGTCCTCAAGGATGCCGACATCCCCGAGCCGGCCCGCGACGCCCTGGTACCCCGAGTCCTCGCCGAGCACCCGGGAAGCTTCCGCTCCGTCATCCTCTACGACTGCAGGCTCGCCTCCCTGAACCGTGAGCTCcccgggtggccgcgcctcctcgtCGACAAGCGCACGCAGCAACTCCTTCTCGCGCACCCCCACCGCAACCTCCCTGCGCCACCTCCCTCGACCGTGAATCAGCCCGACGCCGCGCGCCTTCTTCCCGCCGACATCCTCCGCTCCGGCTCGCTCCAGGACCTCAGCCTGGACTTCTGGACCTTCTCCGCCGACCTCTGCCGCCGCGCCGACATAAATCTTCCCCAGCTCCGGATTCTCACCTTGACGAGGGTTGTCATAAGCGACCAGGACCTGGAGTGCTTGATCGCTGTCTGCCCCGTTCTGGAATCCCTTGGGCTCGGGCTCACCCTCAATAACGCCAAGCATGTCCGTCTCCGCAGCAAAAGCCTCAGGTGCGCGCTCGTTGTCGATGGGCGGTCCAAGGATGGGGAGTTCACCGTTGTGGACACGCCGCTCCTGCAGCGGCTCTACTTGCTCCAGCAGTTTAAGGGTGTGGCGCTGGCGGTCAGGATCGCTTGTGCTCCCAAGCTTCGCGTGCTCGGCTACCTGGACACAAGAACTCACAAGCTGCAGATTGGTGACAGCGTCATCAGG CCGGACACAATGGCGAGCGCAAGGACTGTGGTTCCAACCGTCGAGATATTGGCGTTGGCGGTGAATTTGGGCATCTCCGGGGAGGTTAAGATGCTGGCCAGCTTCCTCAGATGCTTTCCCAACGTTGAGACGCTGCACATTGAG TCTGCACCGCATTATCCATCTGTAACTGCCAGTGAACCCAGTGGGGAGCATCATGCCAGGTTCTATCAGGAGGTCAGTCAGGTTGATTGCTTGAGATCACATGCCAAGAAGCTGGTTATTCACGATTTTCGAGGGGATCAGAATGAATTTGAATTCGTCAAGTTCATCGCCATGAATGCCCAAGAGCTGCAGTCCTTGCTGGTTGTCGTTTCGGACCAAGAAATCTTGTCTTCAGCTGACAAGGTGAATGAGATAAAAGAGGAATTGCAGTGTGTACAGTTTCCAACAGGTATCTCTGCAGTGCTACATGAGTTACCTAAAGCAGCCGTTGTTTACCGCCTGAAGAGAGCAGCCGATCTTACAATCAATGACCCTTTTGAGTGCTAA